One genomic region from Yersinia canariae encodes:
- a CDS encoding ABC transporter permease, producing MTHALRLPQTRDAIFYWLAFAVAAFALLPAFSLDYGLLDASRSELLAAFGWSSLNISTLWFALPLVLLFRPLSPQGREHRARHLFDAGFALFCALFVVISSAWLQRGLGFATIGLFIALGAVITLALARLEWLGGDRFVLGSLVTIIALITVFILFPSIAIFIPVFTDESGAFAPWQFMAILGQAHILQVIWNSFVLSVAVGIGCTFFGMVLAIYTTRIAKRSALLGRIFSILPIVTPPFVVGLGVTLMMGRSGYVTELMVTWFGLTNTNWLYGFTGIWLAQVLAFTPMSFMILDGAIKTIHPSLEEASYTLRASRWQTFMQVFLPLLKPALANSFLIVIVQSLADFSNPLVLGGNFDVLATQIYFYITGAQLDYPAASTLGVILLMFSLFIFCIQYMWIGKRSYVTISGKSSRGDVQPLPVTLVWGTTAMLYVWIAFNVLLYGSIFYGSFTVNWGVDYTLTLNNFNQLFGQGFSDGAWPSLLDTLLYAGIAAPITAAFGLLIAYIVVRQQFRGKKTIEFSTMLCFAVPGTVAGVSYILAFNSAPVYLTGTAAIVIISMVMRNVPVGIRAGIAGLGQLDKSLDEASLSLRAGSLRTVIYILLPLLRPAILSALIYSFVRAMTTVSAIVFLVTPDTRVATSYILNRVEDGEYGIAIAYGSILIVVMLAIIFLFDYLVGEARIARSKASNAE from the coding sequence ATGACACATGCTCTGCGGCTCCCGCAGACACGGGATGCCATTTTCTATTGGCTCGCTTTTGCCGTGGCTGCTTTTGCTTTGCTACCTGCGTTCAGTCTGGATTACGGCCTGCTCGACGCGAGCCGTTCCGAACTCCTGGCAGCTTTCGGCTGGTCCAGCTTGAACATCAGTACTTTATGGTTTGCCTTGCCATTAGTGCTCCTTTTCCGGCCATTATCCCCACAAGGGCGTGAACATCGTGCCCGTCACCTGTTTGATGCCGGTTTTGCCCTATTCTGCGCCTTATTCGTCGTAATAAGCTCCGCATGGCTGCAACGCGGGTTAGGTTTTGCCACTATTGGGTTGTTTATTGCATTGGGGGCGGTCATTACTTTGGCGCTCGCTCGCCTTGAATGGCTGGGGGGCGACCGTTTTGTTCTCGGATCACTGGTGACCATCATTGCCTTGATAACCGTTTTCATTCTGTTTCCCAGTATCGCCATCTTCATTCCAGTCTTTACCGATGAAAGCGGAGCTTTTGCGCCATGGCAATTTATGGCGATCCTTGGGCAGGCGCATATCCTGCAAGTTATCTGGAACTCGTTCGTGCTGTCGGTCGCGGTCGGTATCGGCTGCACATTCTTTGGTATGGTGTTAGCGATTTACACCACACGAATTGCCAAGCGCTCAGCCTTACTAGGGCGAATTTTCTCCATTCTACCGATTGTAACTCCGCCGTTTGTGGTTGGGCTGGGTGTCACTCTGATGATGGGCCGCTCCGGTTATGTCACCGAGCTAATGGTCACGTGGTTTGGGCTGACAAATACTAACTGGCTCTATGGCTTTACCGGCATCTGGCTGGCGCAAGTTCTGGCCTTTACCCCAATGTCATTTATGATCCTCGATGGCGCGATTAAAACCATTCATCCATCGCTGGAAGAAGCCTCTTATACCCTGCGCGCCAGCCGCTGGCAGACCTTTATGCAGGTATTTCTGCCGCTGTTGAAACCGGCATTGGCGAACTCATTTTTGATAGTCATTGTGCAATCACTGGCGGATTTCAGTAACCCACTGGTATTGGGGGGGAACTTTGACGTGCTCGCCACACAAATCTACTTCTATATTACGGGCGCACAACTTGATTATCCGGCAGCCTCGACACTCGGTGTCATTCTGCTGATGTTCTCACTGTTTATTTTCTGTATCCAATACATGTGGATAGGCAAACGCTCTTACGTCACCATCTCCGGTAAATCTTCGCGCGGTGATGTCCAACCATTACCGGTCACTCTGGTCTGGGGCACGACGGCCATGTTGTATGTGTGGATTGCCTTTAACGTATTGCTTTACGGCAGTATTTTCTATGGTAGCTTTACCGTCAACTGGGGTGTCGATTACACCTTAACGCTGAATAACTTTAACCAGCTATTTGGGCAAGGTTTCAGTGATGGCGCGTGGCCTTCACTGCTCGATACGCTGCTCTATGCTGGCATCGCCGCACCTATCACCGCCGCTTTTGGTCTGCTCATTGCCTATATCGTAGTTCGCCAGCAATTTCGGGGTAAAAAAACCATTGAATTCAGCACCATGTTGTGTTTCGCCGTGCCGGGAACGGTGGCGGGGGTCTCCTATATTCTGGCCTTTAACAGTGCGCCGGTGTATCTGACCGGCACAGCGGCCATCGTCATTATCTCGATGGTGATGCGAAATGTGCCCGTTGGGATACGCGCCGGGATTGCCGGCCTTGGCCAACTCGATAAATCGCTAGATGAGGCCTCACTCAGCTTGCGAGCCGGTTCGCTACGCACAGTGATTTACATTTTGCTGCCATTACTGCGTCCGGCGATTTTATCGGCGCTGATTTACAGCTTTGTGCGGGCCATGACCACCGTCAGTGCCATTGTTTTCTTGGTGACGCCAGATACGCGAGTCGCCACCTCCTACATCCTTAACCGGGTAGAAGATGGTGAATACGGCATCGCAATTGCTTATGGCTCAATTCTGATTGTGGTGATGCTCGCCATCATCTTCCTGTTTGATTATCTGGTTGGCGAAGCGCGAATTGCCCGCTCAAAAGCCAGTAACGCTGAATAA
- the fbpC gene encoding ferric ABC transporter ATP-binding protein, with translation MTNENNGSNKNHFSDKNQGAEKKHFVELKHVTKRFGTNTVIDDLNLAIPKGEMVTLLGPSGCGKTTVLRLVAGLEKPTGGQIFIDGEDVTDRSIQQRDICMVFQSYALFPHMSLGENIGYGLKMLGRPKSEIRERVTEALALVDLEGFADRFVDQISGGQQQRVALARALILKPKVLLFDEPLSNLDANLRRSMRDKIRELQQQFNITSLYVTHDQSEAFAVSDTVLVMNKGKIMQIGAPQELYRHPASHFMASFMGDANVFPARINSDSVEIFGYHIPRPQGFAAGYQQSTVGVRPEAITLSQQGEPSQRCTINKVAYMGPQYEVLVDWHGQSLLLQVNATQLQPAPGDSYYLQIHPYGMFVLTDAPQ, from the coding sequence ATGACTAACGAAAATAATGGGTCTAATAAAAATCATTTTTCTGATAAAAACCAAGGGGCTGAGAAAAAGCATTTTGTCGAACTCAAGCATGTCACCAAACGATTTGGCACCAATACCGTCATTGATGACTTAAATCTGGCTATTCCTAAAGGCGAAATGGTCACATTACTTGGGCCATCCGGCTGTGGCAAAACCACCGTATTGCGACTGGTTGCCGGGCTGGAAAAACCTACTGGCGGGCAAATTTTTATTGATGGAGAGGATGTCACTGACAGATCTATCCAGCAACGGGATATCTGCATGGTGTTTCAGTCCTATGCCTTGTTCCCCCATATGTCGCTCGGCGAAAATATTGGTTATGGCCTGAAAATGCTGGGTCGGCCGAAAAGTGAAATTCGTGAGCGGGTGACGGAAGCGCTGGCATTAGTGGACTTAGAAGGGTTTGCTGACCGTTTTGTCGATCAAATATCGGGGGGGCAACAACAGCGCGTGGCGCTGGCAAGGGCACTGATTCTAAAACCCAAAGTGCTGCTGTTTGATGAACCTCTCAGTAATCTGGATGCCAACTTGCGTCGCAGTATGCGCGATAAGATTCGTGAATTGCAGCAGCAATTTAATATTACTTCGCTGTATGTGACACACGACCAAAGTGAAGCTTTTGCTGTTTCTGACACTGTGTTGGTGATGAACAAAGGCAAAATCATGCAGATTGGTGCGCCGCAAGAATTATATCGCCACCCGGCTTCGCACTTTATGGCCAGTTTTATGGGGGATGCCAACGTCTTTCCCGCGCGGATCAATAGTGATAGCGTCGAAATTTTTGGCTATCACATCCCTCGTCCACAAGGATTTGCTGCGGGATATCAACAATCTACCGTGGGGGTAAGGCCGGAGGCTATTACCCTTAGCCAGCAAGGTGAGCCGAGCCAGCGCTGCACTATCAATAAAGTGGCTTATATGGGCCCTCAATATGAGGTTTTAGTTGATTGGCATGGCCAATCATTATTATTGCAAGTGAATGCCACACAATTGCAACCGGCGCCAGGAGATAGCTATTACCTGCAAATTCACCCGTATGGCATGTTTGTCCTGACGGATGCCCCGCAATAA
- a CDS encoding response regulator transcription factor, with the protein MTKSVMIVDDHPAIRVAIRALLSQSNEFSTIFESVDGSEALETLKNNSVDLVIIDIELPNFDGFSLLKKLQQRGFTGKSLFLSAKNEQVFAVRALQAGANGFISKNKDISEILFAAQNVLRGYSFFPSETLTQLAGQPSSHDPVNRARLLSEREINVLRYLVNGLSNKQIADEMFISNKTVSTYKTRILTKLGLSSVIELADYAHTHNLV; encoded by the coding sequence ATGACAAAATCAGTGATGATAGTTGATGACCACCCGGCGATTCGTGTCGCTATTCGTGCGTTATTATCACAAAGCAATGAATTTTCAACTATTTTTGAATCAGTTGATGGCAGTGAAGCCCTGGAAACATTAAAAAATAATTCTGTTGATCTGGTTATTATCGATATTGAACTACCAAATTTTGATGGTTTCTCATTGCTGAAAAAACTACAACAACGTGGCTTTACAGGTAAATCATTATTCTTATCAGCTAAAAACGAACAGGTTTTTGCTGTTCGGGCATTACAGGCTGGCGCGAACGGTTTCATTAGTAAGAATAAAGATATTAGTGAAATTCTTTTTGCTGCGCAGAACGTATTACGTGGGTATTCTTTCTTCCCATCAGAAACCTTGACCCAATTAGCCGGGCAGCCTTCAAGTCATGATCCAGTCAATCGCGCTCGCTTGTTGTCCGAGCGGGAAATTAATGTTTTGCGCTACCTGGTCAATGGTCTGTCTAATAAACAAATTGCCGATGAGATGTTTATCAGTAACAAAACTGTCAGTACCTATAAAACACGGATCCTAACTAAATTAGGACTAAGTTCTGTAATTGAACTGGCTGATTATGCGCATACCCATAATTTGGTATAG
- a CDS encoding response regulator, with protein MRIPIIWYSSAKSDLSRTALFLRRWFSLRILLCCLLLLSGQLHASLITGRQGCDTGQPLTIHSIANSYSEDLLLPPSTDARQSSRRTVKVGVVIDANTPFVVNRDDNSIEGIVADYLKIISDASQLSFQMIGYCDYGLVLNALENGQVDLMAGTPMPAQPGLIASHAFFTNRHVEVRSKNWDPTKRTHPETVAIVNNEPLSPEFLFNYHADKIVAYPNQLQGLLAVAYGNADVFVANATSANYLIDQLQLLTLQIRNFAPYHPAPYTFLALEKNQKLIDYINQILELLPSRATGDIQQRWFGSKHHYNIDAKLLLTEQEVNWIQHHPVVTYVAPLDLAPLIFRDRQTGEMAGFSVDLIDIISRRTGIKFKPIYTKDTGEAVRDFIAGKTDMLPIVAARNGQYGSNLFSSPVAQSLWGILTREDRIDINNVADLAGKRVGIQAGSTSGGVISNALLAQKITFVEAPDTMTLVRWLQQGKVDAIIKNMMTANYLSAQNFTPNIKTVAVTGEEPLMMAFAINPALPELKAIIDKVIESIPPEELDNLISEWSTFKPKPTSFDEHSLENEWLMLALKISSGILLVFGLYLGYLVFNKRRQAKLLHARLVQQESIINALPFAVFIRTTDGELAVYNSHFADAHQDKLNDMLNQKTEQAHWPMTSQLDREIDKYCRDVLHDRKPQMVDLSLEINGELRDIFLWIIPLDNAERSLLGGWLDISQRKTVERQLEAARVEAESANRTKSTFLATISHELRTPMYAIMGLLELEIRSPQPVDKNTLVTVSKSAQSLMLLLDDIIDSAKIEAGQLSVHPAVVDFRQEIERMFTIYQPIADERNLRFSGWLDDQIPDLVMVDMLRVRQVMGNLLGNALKFTEHGGVSVDITWEAIDEKHGIMNIDITDTGIGISPAAQATLFQPFSQANEGKSPRFGGSGLGLWICHQLIHKMGGQIALESQLGKGTSLFITLPLEVATADDLPPDSTIVHADETQLSQLKNLRILVVDDLPANRQLLQQQLAFIGIEQVMSAENGAEAWQILQHYSFDAVITDYNMPLMNGYELAAHIRNSATMKDMVIIGCTADAREESAARCSDAGMNDCMVKPVTIDTLRTTLLRLEIIGSNADVIHHHTVIDADDDVSAQDSAHQEKTISTDSEQQSPLLTAQKKLKSLSGGSHEVELKLLQSLLESNIQDTATLTTLYTRLTADDDSTISTDIFKEMASLVHRIKGAVQLIDALALVESCIQFESLLHTQDRYAVISYGVDYLILLTETNQLLVELIASYSEIDSSAR; from the coding sequence ATGCGCATACCCATAATTTGGTATAGCTCAGCAAAGTCTGATTTATCGCGTACCGCGTTATTTTTACGTCGTTGGTTTTCCTTACGCATTTTACTGTGTTGCTTGCTATTACTTAGCGGGCAGCTTCATGCTTCCCTGATAACCGGCCGTCAGGGATGCGATACCGGTCAACCGCTGACAATCCACAGTATCGCAAACAGTTACAGCGAAGACTTATTACTCCCTCCGTCCACTGATGCCCGCCAATCAAGCCGGCGTACAGTAAAAGTGGGCGTTGTTATTGATGCCAATACCCCTTTCGTTGTTAATCGCGATGACAATTCCATAGAAGGTATCGTCGCGGATTATTTGAAAATTATCAGTGATGCCAGCCAACTCTCTTTCCAGATGATTGGTTATTGTGATTATGGCCTTGTTTTGAATGCACTGGAAAATGGTCAGGTTGACTTAATGGCGGGAACCCCGATGCCCGCTCAGCCAGGGCTGATAGCTTCCCATGCATTCTTTACCAATCGGCATGTTGAAGTTCGCAGTAAAAATTGGGATCCCACGAAACGCACTCATCCGGAAACGGTGGCTATCGTGAATAACGAGCCTCTGTCACCGGAGTTTTTATTTAATTATCATGCCGATAAAATCGTCGCCTACCCTAACCAATTACAGGGGTTACTGGCGGTCGCCTATGGTAATGCCGACGTCTTTGTCGCAAATGCCACGTCAGCAAACTATTTGATTGATCAATTACAACTGCTGACACTGCAAATTCGAAACTTTGCGCCCTATCATCCTGCTCCCTATACCTTTTTGGCTCTGGAAAAAAATCAAAAACTGATTGATTACATTAATCAGATTCTGGAATTACTGCCCAGCCGCGCCACAGGTGATATTCAACAGCGTTGGTTTGGTAGCAAACACCATTACAATATTGATGCCAAATTACTGCTGACGGAACAGGAAGTTAACTGGATTCAACACCATCCGGTGGTGACTTATGTAGCTCCGCTGGATTTGGCTCCGTTAATTTTCCGTGATCGCCAAACCGGCGAGATGGCGGGTTTCTCTGTCGATCTGATTGATATTATTTCACGCCGAACCGGGATTAAATTTAAACCGATTTACACTAAAGATACCGGCGAAGCTGTGCGGGATTTTATCGCCGGGAAAACAGATATGCTGCCCATCGTCGCTGCGCGCAATGGTCAGTATGGCAGTAACCTCTTCTCTTCACCTGTTGCCCAATCTTTATGGGGTATTTTGACACGAGAAGATCGTATCGATATCAACAATGTCGCAGACTTAGCAGGAAAACGGGTCGGTATACAAGCGGGCAGCACTTCCGGTGGGGTTATTAGCAACGCTCTTTTGGCACAGAAAATCACCTTTGTAGAAGCACCCGACACCATGACGTTGGTGCGCTGGTTACAACAAGGGAAAGTAGACGCGATTATCAAAAATATGATGACCGCTAACTATCTGTCGGCACAGAACTTTACACCTAATATCAAGACGGTGGCGGTTACCGGAGAAGAACCATTAATGATGGCATTTGCCATTAATCCGGCGCTGCCTGAATTAAAAGCCATCATAGATAAAGTGATTGAATCTATTCCTCCGGAAGAATTAGACAATCTGATCAGTGAATGGAGTACATTCAAACCTAAACCCACCTCTTTTGATGAACATTCATTAGAAAATGAATGGCTGATGCTGGCGCTAAAAATAAGCTCCGGCATATTGCTTGTCTTCGGCTTGTACCTTGGTTACCTTGTGTTCAATAAACGCCGCCAGGCCAAGTTACTGCATGCCCGTTTAGTCCAGCAAGAATCAATTATTAATGCCTTACCCTTTGCTGTTTTTATTCGCACCACAGATGGTGAGTTAGCGGTTTATAACAGCCACTTTGCAGATGCGCATCAAGATAAGCTAAACGACATGCTCAATCAGAAGACTGAGCAAGCTCACTGGCCGATGACCAGCCAACTTGACCGCGAGATAGATAAGTATTGTCGTGATGTTTTACACGATAGAAAGCCCCAAATGGTGGATTTATCTCTTGAGATTAACGGTGAATTGCGTGATATCTTCCTGTGGATTATTCCTCTGGATAATGCTGAGCGCAGTCTACTCGGCGGTTGGTTGGATATCAGCCAGCGCAAAACTGTTGAGCGGCAATTGGAAGCGGCCCGTGTTGAAGCTGAAAGTGCCAACCGCACCAAGAGCACGTTCTTGGCGACCATTAGCCATGAACTGCGCACACCAATGTACGCCATTATGGGGTTACTGGAGCTGGAAATACGCAGCCCGCAACCCGTGGATAAAAACACACTGGTGACCGTATCTAAATCAGCTCAATCTTTGATGCTGTTGCTTGATGACATTATCGACTCCGCTAAAATTGAAGCCGGTCAACTGAGTGTCCACCCTGCTGTCGTCGATTTCCGCCAAGAAATAGAGCGCATGTTCACGATTTATCAACCTATCGCCGATGAACGCAACCTGAGATTCTCTGGTTGGTTGGATGATCAAATCCCTGATTTAGTTATGGTTGATATGCTGCGCGTCCGTCAGGTGATGGGGAATCTATTGGGTAATGCCCTGAAGTTTACTGAACATGGCGGTGTGTCAGTGGATATTACCTGGGAAGCCATTGACGAAAAGCATGGCATAATGAATATCGATATTACTGATACCGGTATTGGCATCTCTCCTGCGGCACAAGCTACATTATTCCAGCCATTCAGCCAGGCCAATGAGGGTAAATCACCGCGTTTCGGTGGTTCCGGTTTAGGGCTGTGGATCTGCCATCAATTGATTCACAAAATGGGTGGGCAAATTGCCTTAGAAAGCCAGCTCGGCAAAGGGACTAGCCTGTTTATTACCTTGCCGCTGGAGGTTGCAACTGCGGATGATTTGCCGCCAGATTCAACCATTGTACACGCAGATGAAACGCAATTGAGTCAGTTGAAAAACTTGCGAATTCTGGTCGTCGATGATTTACCGGCCAATCGCCAATTACTTCAACAACAGTTAGCTTTTATCGGTATTGAGCAAGTCATGAGTGCTGAAAATGGCGCAGAAGCTTGGCAGATATTGCAGCATTACAGTTTTGATGCCGTCATTACCGATTACAATATGCCTTTGATGAATGGCTACGAATTGGCAGCCCATATCCGCAATAGTGCAACAATGAAAGATATGGTTATCATTGGCTGTACCGCGGATGCGCGGGAAGAAAGCGCGGCCCGTTGCAGTGACGCCGGTATGAATGACTGCATGGTCAAACCTGTAACTATTGATACGCTGCGGACTACCCTGCTTCGGCTGGAAATTATTGGAAGCAATGCGGATGTTATCCATCATCACACCGTCATTGATGCTGATGATGATGTCAGCGCACAAGATAGCGCGCATCAGGAAAAAACAATTTCAACTGACAGTGAGCAACAATCCCCCCTTCTGACGGCACAGAAAAAGCTAAAATCACTCTCCGGCGGGAGCCACGAGGTGGAGTTGAAGTTATTGCAATCATTACTGGAAAGCAATATACAAGATACTGCGACATTGACGACACTGTATACGCGCCTAACGGCTGATGATGACAGTACTATTTCTACTGATATTTTTAAAGAAATGGCCAGTCTGGTTCACCGAATTAAAGGTGCCGTACAACTAATTGATGCGCTGGCACTAGTAGAAAGTTGTATTCAATTCGAATCATTACTGCATACACAAGATAGATATGCCGTCATTTCTTATGGTGTTGATTACTTGATACTGTTGACTGAGACTAACCAATTATTGGTAGAATTAATTGCTTCATACTCTGAAATAGACAGTTCCGCGCGATAA
- a CDS encoding fimbrial protein — MGKTLIALVLLTLPGIALAATSNNTIKFQGEVAEQTCMVDINGTANTPVVLLPTVSTSNLNQVNSVAGKTNFTINLTGCNIAIQDTKISSVFQGMNVTPAGNLGNVGTAQNVAIQLLDTNGAPIRMSGGSVSVPGITLVAGATSASQDLAAQYITEEGRATAGSVIASAQYAITYP, encoded by the coding sequence ATGGGAAAAACATTAATTGCGTTGGTGCTACTTACCCTACCGGGCATAGCGTTGGCGGCAACCTCAAATAACACTATCAAGTTTCAGGGAGAAGTTGCCGAACAAACTTGCATGGTTGATATCAATGGCACAGCCAACACACCCGTTGTTTTGTTACCAACCGTCTCAACCAGTAATTTGAATCAAGTCAACTCAGTCGCCGGTAAAACCAACTTCACGATCAATCTAACCGGCTGCAATATCGCCATACAAGACACCAAAATCAGCTCTGTTTTCCAAGGGATGAATGTCACACCTGCAGGTAATTTGGGGAACGTAGGGACAGCACAAAACGTTGCCATTCAATTACTTGATACTAACGGAGCACCAATTCGTATGTCTGGCGGCAGTGTTTCGGTCCCCGGCATTACCTTGGTTGCTGGGGCAACATCAGCATCTCAGGATTTGGCTGCACAATACATTACGGAAGAAGGTCGCGCGACAGCAGGGAGCGTTATTGCTTCAGCTCAATATGCGATCACCTATCCCTGA